In Sphaeramia orbicularis chromosome 1, fSphaOr1.1, whole genome shotgun sequence, a genomic segment contains:
- the LOC115420597 gene encoding piggyBac transposable element-derived protein 4-like has protein sequence MKRSLNVHKALELFYGEDPEGEPISNSSSEEESGAEYEEETDWTSEAEQESDEENGPSARRPTQRGYGRSIPMKSSSLHAQPHHHLEPWRTGNDPDTAPLMSKFMPRRTPGAQVDTHAAYSPIDLFQLYFSTSTVQTLCRHTNRYAAKNKEIGKKYTWADVEVEEFYKFLGLIIYTSLVSLPSIVDYWKQNTITSVAFPITVMTRNRFGALLWNIHPGDPEEDDERKRTSAYDKLFRIKPLTDSILSACQAYYHPRKELAIYERMVATKAKTGRMFVLADSSNGYTVNFNVYVGKTHTLHRLSYNAVMQLIQPSYLGSGYHVYMDNFFTSPQLFLDLASMKIGACGRYRDNMKGCPTGRKNALTRKSERGTVRWIREGSLVFVKWKDTEEVSVCSTIHPAVSGEIVKRRVKEEGGHWAVKNFSCPTPVIAYNKHMRGVDHMFQYYSTHHRTTRWYRNIFLHLVDVAATNAYILHCDISASKQVKPMAHKDFQNELVSQLCGVGSASVPIQKSVGHFPIAIATVTDASLKATQGRRVCQRCSQVDKKRNLTPWKCQSCNVALCLIVDRNCFAEWHT, from the exons ATGAAACGTTCCCTGAATGTCCACAAAGCCCTCGAGCTGTTTTACGGAGAGGATCCAGAAGGCGAACCTATTTCAAATTCCTCATCTGAGGAGGAGAGTGGCGCAgagtatgaggaggaaacagactGGACATCTGAAGCAGAGCAGGAGAG TGACGAAGAAAATGGACCCTCTGCACGGAGGCCGACCCAGAGAGGGTATGGGCGGAGTATTCCAATGAAGTCCAGTTCTCTGCATGCTCAGCCACACCATCACTTAGAACCCTGGAGAACAGGAAATGATCCTGACACTGCCCCACTAATGAGCAAGTTCATGCCAAGGAGAACACCAGGAGCCCAGGTGGACACCCATGCAGCCTATTCACCTATAGACCTATTCCAGCTTTACTTCTCCACATCCACAGTGCAGACCCTCTGTAGACACACCAACAGGTATGcagcaaaaaacaaagaaattggGAAGAAGTACACATGGGCTGATGTTGAAGTTGAAGAGTTTTACAAGTTCCTTGGGCTCATTATATACACATCACTGGTGTCACTGCCAAGTATTGTGGATTACTGGAAGCAGAATACCATAACATCTGTGGCATTTCCAATTACCGTGATGACGAGGAACAGATTCGGGGCTCTTCTTTGGAACATCCACCCTGGTGACCCAGAAGAGGATGACGAGAGGAAGAGAACATCAGCATATGACAAGTTGTTTAGGATAAAGCCCCTCACTGACAGTATCCTCAGCGCCTGCCAGGCTTATTATCACCCAAGGAAGGAATTGGCTATTTATGAGAGAATGGTTGCCACCAAAGCAAAAACTGGCAGGATGTTTGTATTAGCTGACTCGAGCAATGGTTACACTGTAAATTTCAATGTTTATGTgggcaaaacacacacattgcATAGGCTCTCATATAATGCTGTGATGCAGCTGATTCAGCCATCATACCTAGGCAGCGGCTACCATGTTTACATGGACAATTTTTTCACAAGCCCCCAGTTGTTCCTCGACTTGGCCAGTATGAAGATTGGAGCCTGTGGAAGATACAGGGACAACATGAAAGGGTGTCCAACTGGGAGAAAAAATGCCCTCACCAGAAAATCAGAGAGGGGCACGGTGAGATGGATCAGGGAGGGCTCCCTGGTCTTTGTTAAATGGAAGGACACAGAGGAGGTGTCTGTATGCTCCACAATCCATCCAGCAGTTTCTGGGGAGATAGTCAAGAGGAGGGTGAAGGAGGAAGGTGGACACTGGGCAGTGAAAAACTTTTCCTGCCCCACCCCTGTCATTGCTTACAACAAACACATGCGTGGGGTTGACCACATGTTCCAGTACTATTCTACTCACCACAGAACCACACGCTGGTACCGCAACATCTTTTTGCACCTTGTTGATGTTGCTGCAACAAATGCTTACATTTTACACTGTGACATCAGTGCCTCAAAACAGGTGAAGCCCATGGCTCATAAGGACTTCCAAAATGAACTAGTGTCCCAGCTGTGTGGGGTGGGCAGTGCAAGTGTACCTATCCAGAAAAGTGTTGGCCATTTTCCTATTGCTATTGCCACAGTAACAGATGCCAGCCTGAAAGCCACACAGGGCCGCAGGGTTTGCCAACGCTGCAGCCAGGTGGACAAAAAGAGAAATCTCACCCCCTGGAAGTGCCAATCCTGCAATGTGGCTCTGTGTCTCATTGTGGACAGAAACTGCTTTGCAGAGTGGCATAcatag